The following proteins are co-located in the Armatimonadota bacterium genome:
- a CDS encoding VOC family protein: MLQVDHLGVVVRDMEEALRFFVDVLGGKVVSHQKNVMGREIDLAFVEACGITFELLYPWGETHPLRTYLQQVGPSVHHIALRSENVEDTVQRLDSWNIRPEGPPAIVGGTRMVQWLAPEGTLGLRIQLLGPVPSRASESQ, translated from the coding sequence ATGCTGCAGGTGGATCACCTCGGCGTGGTCGTCCGGGACATGGAGGAGGCGCTCCGGTTCTTCGTGGACGTTCTGGGGGGGAAGGTGGTCTCCCACCAGAAGAACGTCATGGGCCGAGAGATCGATCTCGCGTTCGTGGAAGCGTGCGGGATCACCTTTGAGCTCCTCTACCCGTGGGGAGAGACCCATCCGCTTCGGACCTACCTCCAGCAGGTGGGTCCCAGCGTCCACCACATCGCCCTGCGCAGCGAGAACGTGGAGGACACGGTGCAGCGGCTCGATTCCTGGAACATCCGGCCGGAGGGACCACCGGCCATCGTGGGGGGGACCCGGATGGTGCAGTGGCTCGCCCCGGAGGGCACTCTTGGGCTGAGGATCCAACTCCTGGGACCGGTCCCCTCCCGGGCCTCCGAAAGCCAGTAG
- a CDS encoding ABC transporter ATP-binding protein, producing MLRVAGLTVFYRKHRALQDVHLELHPRETVAVIGANGAGKSTLLQAIAGLVRPQPGARIEYEGKSVLGWSPERLARAGVVLVPEGRELFTGMTVYENLLLGAHGVRDRSTVHRRLEWVWTLFPRLRERHGQLAGTLSGGEQQMLAIARGLMAGPRLLLLDEPSLGLAPLIVREVFQVLQRIQAEGCAILLAEQNVRMSLRVAQRGYVLETGRVVRHGTAAELARDELVQRAYLGG from the coding sequence ATGCTGAGGGTCGCGGGCCTTACCGTTTTCTACCGCAAGCACAGGGCCCTGCAGGACGTCCACCTGGAACTCCATCCTCGGGAGACGGTGGCCGTCATCGGGGCGAACGGCGCGGGCAAGTCCACCCTCCTGCAGGCCATCGCGGGGCTCGTGCGCCCCCAACCCGGAGCACGCATCGAGTACGAGGGGAAATCCGTCCTGGGATGGAGCCCCGAGCGCCTGGCCCGGGCCGGGGTGGTACTGGTGCCCGAGGGCCGGGAGCTGTTCACGGGGATGACGGTGTACGAGAACCTCCTGCTCGGCGCGCACGGGGTGCGGGATCGGTCCACGGTCCACCGGAGGCTGGAGTGGGTTTGGACCCTCTTTCCCCGCCTTCGGGAGCGCCACGGCCAGCTGGCGGGAACCCTCAGCGGGGGAGAGCAGCAGATGTTGGCCATCGCGCGGGGGCTCATGGCCGGTCCCCGGCTGCTCCTCCTGGATGAGCCCTCCTTGGGGCTTGCACCCCTCATCGTCCGGGAGGTGTTCCAGGTGCTGCAGAGGATTCAGGCGGAGGGCTGCGCCATCCTCCTGGCGGAGCAGAACGTGCGCATGAGCCTTCGGGTGGCCCAGAGGGGCTACGTACTGGAGACCGGCCGCGTGGTGCGCCACGGGACCGCGGCGGAGCTGGCGCGGGACGAACTCGTGCAGCGGGCCTACCTGGGGGGGTGA
- a CDS encoding amino acid ABC transporter substrate-binding protein: MRSVRKVLIVVALMALGVSAYGYGATQSGGPAKIRIGVVHSLTGPLSPGVPEASRYQFKIWLDGLNKKGGLYLKKFGRRVPIEFIEYDDRSQQETLIRNLERLILQDKVDLILPPYGTAMHIAAAPIFNKYGYPLLGVHASAVELYKRRHEFPYAFWFHAQPDVHAKAVTDMLVHFRRRGAIGPRIVATYIADQHGYEFWPAYEAALKRAEFQILYVKSYPLQVSDVSPLIREMKALNPDVYISISYPSDFSLLLEQAIAQQFNPKIYYGTVGIAFGDLPRRYGARTIEGVMGAGGCNPQIPGAKEYYELYRKVVGRPIECWGGAYMPAALQVLEQAVEEVGEIDRKKIRDVIATRTFRTIMGPIRFKEQMNTYWPSMIGQWQGGQFLGVWGLEGQIRPMRVPKPAWRR; this comes from the coding sequence ATGCGCTCGGTACGGAAGGTCCTGATCGTGGTGGCGTTGATGGCCCTGGGGGTGAGCGCCTACGGGTACGGGGCCACCCAGAGCGGGGGGCCCGCGAAGATCCGGATCGGCGTGGTGCACTCCCTGACGGGCCCCCTCTCTCCGGGGGTGCCGGAGGCCAGCCGGTACCAGTTCAAGATCTGGCTTGACGGGCTGAACAAGAAGGGCGGGCTATACCTCAAGAAGTTCGGCCGCCGGGTGCCCATCGAGTTCATCGAGTACGACGACCGAAGCCAGCAGGAGACCCTGATCCGGAACCTGGAGCGGCTCATCCTCCAGGACAAGGTGGACCTGATCCTTCCCCCCTACGGCACGGCCATGCACATCGCGGCCGCACCCATCTTTAACAAGTACGGTTACCCGCTGCTCGGCGTGCATGCGAGCGCGGTGGAGCTCTACAAGCGCCGGCACGAGTTCCCGTATGCCTTCTGGTTCCACGCCCAGCCCGACGTTCATGCCAAAGCCGTGACGGACATGCTCGTGCACTTCCGCCGGAGAGGAGCCATCGGACCGAGGATCGTGGCCACGTACATCGCGGATCAGCACGGATACGAGTTCTGGCCTGCGTACGAAGCGGCCCTCAAGCGAGCGGAATTTCAGATCCTGTACGTGAAGAGCTACCCCTTGCAGGTCTCGGACGTCTCCCCGCTGATCCGAGAGATGAAAGCGTTGAACCCAGACGTGTACATCTCCATCAGCTACCCCTCCGACTTTTCCCTGCTCCTGGAGCAGGCCATTGCCCAGCAGTTCAACCCGAAGATCTACTACGGAACCGTGGGGATCGCCTTCGGGGATCTTCCAAGACGGTATGGTGCGCGCACCATCGAGGGCGTGATGGGCGCGGGAGGCTGCAATCCACAGATTCCGGGCGCCAAGGAGTACTACGAGTTGTACCGGAAGGTGGTCGGCCGGCCCATCGAGTGCTGGGGCGGGGCATACATGCCCGCGGCCCTACAGGTCCTGGAGCAGGCCGTGGAGGAGGTGGGGGAGATTGACCGGAAGAAGATCCGGGACGTCATCGCCACCCGGACCTTCCGGACCATCATGGGCCCCATCCGCTTCAAGGAGCAGATGAACACCTACTGGCCCAGCATGATCGGTCAGTGGCAGGGAGGCCAGTTCCTGGGCGTGTGGGGTCTAGAGGGGCAGATCCGTCCCATGCGGGTTCCCAAGCCGGCCTGGCGAAGGTAA
- a CDS encoding thiamine pyrophosphate-dependent dehydrogenase E1 component subunit alpha: MGIPRELALEMYRRMRLIRRFEERVVELVNDNEIPGITHEYIGQEAVAVGVCAALRPDDAITSTHRGHGHVIAKGGDVRYMMAELMGRETGYNRGRGGSMHIADVQIGVYGANGIVGAGCPMACGAAYVFRRQGDRVVVAFFGDGAINQGVVHESLNLAAILDLPVVFVCENNLYAITTPIRSVTRNELWRRAEAYGIPARPVDGMDVEAVYGAAVEAVARARAGGGPSFLECRTYRYSGHYTAERNLPHVRYRTEEEIEQWRQRDPIRTWRQRMLERGWATEAELDGIDGEIERALEEAVAFARQSPWPDPATALEYMYAEPMEGIPARGWR, encoded by the coding sequence ATGGGGATCCCGCGGGAACTCGCCCTGGAGATGTACCGGCGGATGCGTCTCATCCGCAGGTTCGAGGAGCGGGTGGTGGAGCTGGTGAACGACAACGAGATCCCCGGCATCACCCACGAGTACATCGGTCAGGAGGCGGTGGCCGTGGGGGTGTGCGCGGCCCTGAGGCCGGACGACGCCATCACCAGCACCCACCGGGGTCACGGACACGTGATCGCGAAGGGTGGGGACGTCCGGTACATGATGGCGGAGCTCATGGGGAGGGAGACGGGATACAACCGGGGCCGCGGTGGCTCCATGCACATCGCGGATGTGCAGATCGGGGTGTACGGCGCGAACGGGATCGTGGGCGCAGGCTGTCCCATGGCGTGCGGTGCCGCGTACGTGTTCCGCCGGCAGGGGGATCGGGTGGTGGTGGCCTTCTTCGGAGACGGGGCCATCAACCAGGGCGTGGTCCACGAATCCCTCAACCTCGCCGCCATCCTGGATCTGCCGGTGGTGTTCGTGTGCGAGAACAACCTGTACGCCATCACCACCCCCATCCGGTCCGTCACCCGCAACGAGCTGTGGCGACGGGCGGAGGCGTACGGGATCCCCGCCCGTCCGGTGGACGGGATGGACGTGGAGGCCGTGTACGGGGCTGCGGTGGAGGCCGTGGCCCGAGCCCGGGCGGGGGGAGGACCGAGCTTTTTGGAGTGCCGGACGTATCGCTACTCGGGACACTACACCGCGGAGCGAAATCTCCCGCACGTCCGGTACCGGACGGAGGAGGAGATCGAGCAGTGGCGTCAGCGGGACCCCATCCGCACCTGGCGTCAGCGGATGCTGGAACGAGGATGGGCCACGGAGGCGGAGCTCGACGGGATCGACGGGGAGATCGAGCGGGCCCTGGAGGAGGCCGTGGCCTTCGCCCGCCAGAGCCCCTGGCCGGATCCGGCCACGGCCCTGGAGTACATGTACGCGGAACCCATGGAAGGAATCCCTGCGCGGGGGTGGCGATGA
- a CDS encoding ABC transporter ATP-binding protein — protein MLEVRGVSRRFGGLEALVGVDLVARAGQLVAVIGPNGSGKTTLLNVISGVLRPDAGTIRWEGRDITGWPPHRVAHLGIGRTFQRPRIMEAMTVRENIGLGFLFRARGLPVAQAMARAEEVGEEVGLGGRLDVPAGDLTYIDQKRLELARALAGDPRLLLLDEWLAGLTEGELQVGLELLRRLRAQGRAVILVEHVMSAVRAVADRVVVLHAGRKILEGEPEEVLTHPEVVATYLGQDTGC, from the coding sequence ATGCTGGAGGTGCGGGGCGTGAGCCGGCGGTTCGGGGGCCTGGAGGCCCTGGTGGGGGTGGACCTCGTGGCGCGGGCCGGACAACTGGTGGCCGTTATCGGCCCGAACGGGTCGGGGAAGACCACCCTCCTGAACGTCATCAGCGGCGTTCTCAGGCCGGACGCGGGAACGATCCGATGGGAGGGCCGGGACATCACGGGATGGCCCCCTCACCGGGTGGCGCACCTCGGCATCGGCCGGACCTTTCAACGTCCCCGCATCATGGAGGCGATGACGGTGCGGGAGAACATCGGTCTGGGCTTCCTCTTCCGGGCCCGGGGCCTCCCCGTGGCCCAGGCCATGGCGAGGGCAGAGGAGGTGGGGGAGGAGGTGGGACTCGGAGGTCGGCTGGACGTTCCCGCGGGCGACCTCACCTACATTGATCAGAAGCGACTGGAGCTGGCCCGCGCCCTCGCGGGGGATCCGAGGCTCCTCCTGCTGGACGAGTGGCTGGCGGGACTCACGGAAGGGGAACTCCAGGTGGGCCTGGAGCTCCTGAGGCGGCTGCGGGCCCAGGGCAGGGCGGTGATCCTGGTGGAACACGTGATGTCCGCGGTGCGTGCCGTCGCGGACCGGGTGGTGGTGCTGCACGCGGGTCGAAAGATCTTGGAGGGAGAGCCGGAGGAGGTGCTCACCCACCCGGAGGTGGTGGCCACCTACCTCGGGCAGGACACCGGATGCTGA
- a CDS encoding glucose 1-dehydrogenase has product MRVDFTGKVAVVTGGGSGIGRAICQEFARAGARVVCVDLDPRGGEETVAQIRREDGEAIFVQADVTRSEDVQRYVREAVERFGRIDAFANNAGWEGAFAPIVELPEEQFDRIMAINVRGVFLGLKYVLPVMIQQRSGAVVNTASIAAYYGSPTMVGYSASKHAVVGLTQTAALEVARFGVRVNAIAPGPVDTRLYRAIVEAKQPGQMEEYNERMRAVTPDQRLGEPQEIAWLVLFLSSDFARHINGATIVIDGGLTAQSPTPRGVRQ; this is encoded by the coding sequence GTGCGCGTGGACTTCACGGGGAAGGTGGCGGTGGTGACGGGCGGAGGGTCCGGCATCGGTCGGGCCATCTGCCAGGAGTTCGCGCGGGCGGGGGCCCGGGTGGTGTGCGTGGACCTCGACCCCCGGGGGGGCGAGGAAACCGTGGCGCAGATCCGGCGGGAAGACGGAGAGGCGATCTTCGTGCAGGCGGACGTGACCCGTTCGGAGGACGTCCAGCGGTACGTCCGGGAGGCCGTGGAGCGGTTCGGACGGATCGATGCCTTCGCGAACAACGCGGGCTGGGAGGGCGCCTTTGCCCCCATCGTGGAGCTCCCCGAGGAGCAGTTCGACCGGATCATGGCCATCAACGTGCGGGGGGTGTTCCTCGGGCTGAAGTACGTGCTTCCCGTGATGATCCAGCAGCGCAGCGGCGCGGTGGTCAACACGGCCAGCATCGCCGCCTATTACGGGAGCCCCACCATGGTGGGCTACAGCGCCAGCAAGCACGCGGTGGTGGGCCTCACGCAGACCGCGGCTCTGGAGGTGGCACGCTTCGGCGTCCGCGTGAACGCCATCGCCCCCGGCCCCGTGGACACGCGCCTGTATCGCGCCATCGTGGAGGCCAAGCAGCCCGGGCAGATGGAGGAATACAACGAGCGGATGCGGGCCGTGACCCCGGACCAGCGCCTGGGGGAGCCCCAGGAGATCGCCTGGCTCGTGCTGTTTTTAAGCTCCGACTTCGCCCGTCACATCAACGGCGCGACCATCGTGATCGACGGAGGCCTCACGGCGCAATCCCCCACTCCGCGGGGCGTTCGGCAGTAG
- a CDS encoding branched-chain amino acid ABC transporter permease: MRERGESAAWATYFLGMLVLLTAPRWGSAYLVGFFVELLSYMALVTAWTIFSGPTRYFSLATAAFFGIGTYVTVYLGGRIPVLACVAAAAVLAYLLASVVGLATLRLSGLYFVMFTFGLSEFLRQFVLWFEGRLFRKVGRIVSVPFGDLDLYYTLWGITAVLLLSAFLLRRSRLGYALRAIGEDELAASHAGVDVSRVKIRVFAATASAMAVVGAILAPRWAYVLPDMAFDPTRSFQVVLMAMLGGIRHSYGPLLGTIPLLLLYEWLYARYPYPFMFVLGLLLAVLVLYAPGGVSGMVEGILQRTEERRQEAGRIRAEELGRVEGSEG; encoded by the coding sequence GTGAGGGAGCGAGGGGAATCCGCCGCGTGGGCCACGTACTTCCTGGGGATGCTGGTCCTCCTCACGGCGCCCCGGTGGGGGTCCGCGTACCTCGTGGGATTCTTCGTGGAACTCCTCAGTTACATGGCCCTGGTGACCGCCTGGACCATCTTCTCCGGGCCCACCCGCTACTTTTCCCTGGCCACCGCCGCCTTCTTCGGCATCGGGACGTACGTGACCGTATACCTGGGCGGCCGCATCCCGGTGCTGGCTTGCGTCGCTGCGGCGGCTGTCCTGGCGTACCTGCTGGCCTCTGTGGTGGGCCTCGCGACCCTGCGGCTCAGCGGCCTGTACTTCGTGATGTTCACCTTCGGCCTGAGCGAGTTCCTCCGGCAGTTCGTGCTGTGGTTCGAGGGGCGGCTCTTCCGGAAGGTGGGCCGGATCGTGAGCGTACCCTTCGGCGACCTGGATCTGTACTACACCCTATGGGGGATTACCGCGGTGCTTCTCCTGAGCGCGTTCCTGCTGCGCAGGTCCCGACTGGGGTATGCGCTGCGGGCCATCGGGGAGGACGAGCTGGCCGCCTCCCACGCAGGGGTGGACGTCTCCCGGGTGAAGATCCGGGTGTTCGCGGCGACCGCGAGCGCCATGGCGGTGGTGGGGGCCATCCTGGCTCCCCGGTGGGCCTACGTGCTCCCCGACATGGCCTTCGATCCCACCCGGTCGTTCCAGGTGGTCCTCATGGCCATGCTCGGTGGGATCCGGCACAGCTATGGTCCGTTGTTGGGGACCATCCCGCTGCTCCTCCTCTACGAATGGCTGTACGCCCGTTACCCCTACCCCTTCATGTTCGTGCTGGGCCTCCTCCTCGCGGTCCTGGTCCTGTACGCGCCCGGGGGCGTGTCCGGGATGGTGGAGGGGATCCTGCAGCGGACAGAGGAGCGCCGGCAGGAGGCGGGGCGGATTCGGGCAGAGGAACTGGGGCGCGTGGAGGGGAGCGAGGGGTAG
- a CDS encoding alpha-hydroxy acid oxidase, with the protein MSGAESFATLRDLVQAARRRLAPYVWDYISGGAETETTLRRNRLGWTRYAFRPRVLRDVRVRSTATTFLGHPLASPVMLAPIGNLGLVHPDGTRAVVRAAGRRGTIAWISTMSERSLEEVAEAAGGPLVFQLYVRGDRGWMRRMVRRVEAAGYLALCLTVDVPVYGRRERDLQNRFRPRQEAQRPNLADIVPDETYQAALTWDDVRWLRDQTSLPLVLKGILTPEDARLAVEHGVQVVYVSNHGGRQLDHAPATVDVLSEIVEAVGGRAEVLVDGGLLRGTDVVKALALGARAALIGKLQCWALAAAGQEGVERALELLQEEISTTLGLLGVTEIEEVGPEYLAPSPVEFYGLGRRT; encoded by the coding sequence GTGAGCGGCGCGGAATCCTTCGCCACCCTCCGCGACCTCGTTCAGGCGGCCCGCCGGAGGCTTGCGCCCTACGTGTGGGACTACATCTCCGGCGGGGCGGAGACGGAGACCACCCTGCGTCGGAACCGGCTGGGCTGGACGCGCTACGCCTTCCGACCCCGGGTGCTGCGGGACGTCCGGGTCCGGTCCACGGCGACCACCTTTCTGGGACACCCCCTGGCCTCACCCGTGATGCTGGCGCCCATCGGCAACCTGGGCCTGGTCCACCCGGACGGTACCCGGGCGGTGGTCCGGGCCGCGGGCCGGCGGGGGACCATCGCCTGGATCAGCACGATGTCTGAGCGTTCCTTGGAAGAGGTGGCGGAGGCCGCAGGCGGTCCCCTGGTCTTCCAGCTCTATGTGCGGGGGGATCGCGGCTGGATGCGCCGGATGGTGCGCCGGGTGGAAGCCGCGGGCTACCTGGCCCTGTGCCTGACCGTGGACGTCCCGGTGTACGGAAGACGGGAACGGGACCTCCAGAACCGGTTTCGTCCCCGCCAGGAGGCGCAACGTCCGAACCTCGCGGACATCGTCCCGGACGAGACCTACCAGGCAGCCCTCACCTGGGACGATGTGCGTTGGCTCCGAGACCAGACCTCCCTCCCCTTGGTCCTGAAGGGGATCCTCACCCCCGAGGACGCCCGGCTGGCGGTGGAGCACGGGGTGCAGGTGGTGTACGTCTCCAACCACGGGGGCCGGCAGCTGGACCACGCGCCCGCCACCGTGGACGTGCTTTCGGAGATCGTGGAGGCGGTGGGGGGTCGGGCGGAGGTGCTGGTGGACGGCGGTCTCCTGCGGGGCACGGACGTGGTGAAGGCCCTCGCCCTGGGTGCCCGGGCGGCCCTCATCGGGAAGCTCCAGTGCTGGGCCCTGGCCGCGGCAGGCCAGGAGGGGGTGGAGCGGGCTCTGGAGTTGTTGCAGGAGGAGATCAGCACCACCCTGGGGCTCCTGGGGGTAACGGAGATCGAGGAGGTGGGGCCGGAGTACCTCGCGCCGTCCCCCGTGGAGTTCTACGGGCTCGGGCGGCGGACCTGA
- a CDS encoding PEP-utilizing enzyme, with amino-acid sequence MDRGFPSPFEVMTPPECEGWEELYPYYLLFSPDRREEEEERFWFLNTMHYTEPLAPFDTVAAEAGHVGIGEMSHRIFLIPGAKGMAFRILLGYVYMSPTPITDPQEVERRTPYFLRRAGSYYEQWEEVYGNWKRKVTEEIRALDSLRFPPLPEVEEEAVVLERRGVGLAWDVLHAYHRALESIYRMWQLHMEIVMIGFGEYLTFYQFCKQAFPEIPDPVIPRMVSGIDVSMFRPNDELKRLARLAVELGIEEAFQEGRSWQEVWRALEGTEGGRRWLGEWERSADPWFYMSTGDGFHHTHRAWKDDPTPVLSVLPHYIERIRAGETLDRPLEELVAERDRIATEYRRLLPSEEDRRAFDQMLQLTRKVYYGIEDHKFYVEQWYQSLFWNKIRELGGLFVQQGFFEDPEDVFYLKPREVSEALHDLLLAWSAGCGARGPRYWRPVIQRRRRVHQALRKVTPPPFLGRVPEEMTDPAVVMLWGFTPDRVRSWLAPQEENVLRGIPGAPGVAEGPARVVFTAEDLSQVRSGEILVCPVTEPSWAPVFAKIKATVSDIGGIMSHAAIVAREYGIPAVLGTGVATQRIRTGQRIRVDGDAGTVTLLD; translated from the coding sequence ATGGACCGGGGGTTTCCCAGTCCGTTTGAGGTCATGACCCCACCGGAGTGCGAGGGGTGGGAGGAACTCTACCCCTACTACCTGCTCTTCAGCCCGGATCGGCGGGAGGAAGAGGAGGAACGGTTCTGGTTTCTCAACACCATGCACTACACGGAGCCCCTCGCGCCCTTCGACACCGTCGCCGCGGAGGCGGGGCACGTGGGGATCGGGGAGATGAGTCACCGCATCTTCCTCATCCCCGGGGCGAAGGGCATGGCGTTCCGCATCCTCCTGGGGTACGTGTACATGAGTCCCACTCCCATCACGGACCCACAGGAGGTCGAGCGCCGGACACCGTACTTCCTGCGGCGGGCGGGGAGCTACTACGAGCAGTGGGAGGAGGTCTACGGGAACTGGAAGCGAAAGGTCACGGAGGAGATCCGTGCCCTGGATTCCCTGCGGTTCCCTCCCCTCCCGGAGGTGGAGGAGGAAGCGGTGGTCCTGGAGCGGCGGGGGGTGGGGCTCGCCTGGGACGTCCTGCACGCGTACCACCGGGCCCTGGAGAGCATCTACCGCATGTGGCAGCTGCACATGGAGATCGTGATGATCGGGTTCGGGGAGTACCTCACCTTCTACCAGTTCTGCAAGCAGGCTTTCCCCGAGATCCCGGATCCGGTCATCCCCCGGATGGTGTCCGGGATCGACGTGAGCATGTTCCGGCCCAACGACGAGCTGAAGCGGCTGGCGCGGCTCGCGGTGGAGCTGGGGATCGAGGAGGCGTTCCAGGAGGGGAGGAGCTGGCAGGAGGTATGGCGCGCGCTGGAGGGCACGGAAGGAGGCCGGCGCTGGCTCGGGGAGTGGGAGCGGAGCGCGGACCCCTGGTTCTACATGAGCACGGGAGATGGGTTCCATCACACCCACCGGGCGTGGAAGGACGATCCCACACCGGTCCTCTCGGTCCTGCCCCACTACATCGAGCGGATCCGGGCCGGGGAGACCCTCGACCGGCCTCTGGAGGAACTGGTGGCGGAGCGGGACCGGATCGCCACGGAGTATCGCAGGCTCCTCCCCTCGGAGGAGGATCGGCGGGCCTTCGATCAGATGCTCCAGCTGACGCGGAAGGTGTACTACGGGATCGAGGACCACAAGTTCTACGTGGAGCAGTGGTACCAGAGCCTGTTCTGGAACAAGATCCGGGAGCTCGGGGGGCTGTTCGTGCAGCAGGGATTCTTCGAGGATCCGGAGGATGTCTTCTATCTGAAGCCCCGGGAGGTCTCGGAAGCCCTCCACGATCTTCTGCTCGCGTGGTCCGCGGGATGCGGGGCCCGAGGTCCCCGGTACTGGCGGCCGGTGATCCAGCGTCGGCGGCGGGTCCACCAGGCCCTCCGGAAGGTCACGCCCCCGCCGTTTCTGGGCCGGGTGCCGGAGGAGATGACGGATCCCGCGGTGGTCATGCTGTGGGGCTTCACCCCGGATCGGGTCCGGTCCTGGCTTGCACCCCAGGAGGAGAACGTGCTGCGGGGGATTCCGGGAGCGCCCGGGGTAGCGGAGGGACCGGCCCGGGTGGTGTTCACGGCGGAGGACCTCTCACAGGTCCGGTCCGGGGAGATCCTGGTCTGCCCCGTGACGGAGCCCAGCTGGGCTCCCGTGTTCGCGAAGATCAAGGCCACGGTGTCGGACATCGGGGGCATCATGTCCCACGCGGCCATCGTTGCCCGGGAGTACGGGATCCCCGCGGTGCTGGGAACCGGGGTGGCCACCCAGAGGATCCGCACCGGCCAGCGGATCCGGGTGGATGGGGATGCGGGAACCGTGACCCTTCTGGACTGA
- a CDS encoding branched-chain amino acid ABC transporter permease, producing MAGSGTWVAVVLDGLILGGVYALTALGLNLQYAVAGILNLAYGELVMLGALLTYTLYTAGRLSPLASLLGVSAAAGVVSGAAYLAGLRRVFRMDRREAEVAMLLLTFALLFILQSSALMLWGAELRHYTFWSEPVFLLGHPFSTNRLVAAAGAFLLSGVLYGILRWSSLGRVLRGMADNPRAAQLVGVGVERYRLVAFGIGGMLAGASGTLLSMFWSFSPTAGIDVTVRALVVIVLGGIGSVVGSLTAGLLLGLAESVVSAVWDPALRLTVNFAVLTGILLWRPRGLFGWRT from the coding sequence ATGGCTGGAAGCGGCACGTGGGTGGCCGTCGTCCTGGACGGCCTGATCCTGGGGGGAGTGTACGCCCTCACCGCCCTGGGGCTGAACCTCCAGTACGCGGTGGCGGGGATCCTCAACCTCGCGTACGGGGAGCTGGTGATGCTGGGGGCCCTGTTGACCTACACCCTGTACACCGCGGGGCGCCTGAGCCCCCTGGCCTCCCTCCTCGGCGTCTCGGCGGCCGCGGGCGTGGTGAGCGGTGCCGCCTACCTCGCGGGCCTGCGGAGGGTTTTCCGCATGGATCGGAGGGAAGCCGAGGTGGCCATGCTCCTCCTGACGTTTGCCCTTTTGTTCATCCTCCAGAGCTCCGCCCTCATGCTCTGGGGAGCGGAGCTGCGGCACTACACCTTCTGGAGCGAGCCGGTGTTCCTCCTGGGGCATCCCTTCAGCACGAACCGTCTGGTGGCCGCGGCGGGAGCGTTTCTGCTCAGCGGTGTGCTGTACGGGATCCTGCGGTGGTCCAGCTTGGGGCGGGTGCTGCGGGGGATGGCGGATAACCCCCGGGCCGCGCAGCTCGTGGGGGTGGGGGTGGAGCGGTATCGGCTCGTGGCCTTCGGCATCGGGGGGATGCTGGCGGGTGCTTCGGGGACCTTGCTGAGCATGTTCTGGTCCTTCAGCCCCACCGCGGGCATTGACGTGACGGTGCGGGCCCTGGTGGTGATCGTGCTCGGAGGGATCGGGAGCGTGGTGGGGAGCCTTACCGCAGGGCTGCTGCTGGGGCTCGCGGAGAGCGTGGTGAGCGCGGTTTGGGACCCTGCCCTGCGGCTCACGGTGAACTTCGCGGTGCTCACGGGGATCCTGCTCTGGCGTCCCCGGGGTCTTTTCGGGTGGCGGACGTGA